A single genomic interval of Koleobacter methoxysyntrophicus harbors:
- the gyrB gene encoding DNA topoisomerase (ATP-hydrolyzing) subunit B, with protein MTDDRKKYDENDIQVLEGLEAVRRRPGMYIGSTGPKGLHHLVYEVVDNSIDEALAGYCKNILVVINRDNSVTVEDDGRGIPVKIHPKVGKPAVEVALTMLHAGGKFGGQGYKVSGGLHGVGVSVVNALSEWLEVEVKRDGRVYYQRYQRGQAITPLTEGEEVSSTGTKITFKPDRKIFEEIEFNYETLSQRLRELAFLNRGLRIELIDKRENRSNVFQFEGGIVSFVEYLNRKKDVLHKDPIYIQMEKDNCHVEIALQYNTTYVENIFSYANNINTVEGGTHLSGFKAALTRTINDYARKYNLLKENNENLTGEDIREGLTAVISVKLLDPQFEGQTKTKLGNSEMRGIVDSIVSEGLSMFLEENPSVARKIVEKAISAARAREAARKAKELTRRKNALENTSLPGKLADCTEKDPQNAELYLVEGDSAGGSAKQGRDRKFQAVLPLRGKIINVEKARLDKILANEEIRAIITAMGTGIGDEFDIKRARYGKCILMTDADVDGSHIRTLLLTFFYRYMQPLIEEGYIYIAQPPLFKVKKGKNEYYVYNEKELNTLLEKIGKDGIAVQRYKGLGEMNPEQLWETTMNPKTRTILKVTLEDAIEADEIFTILMGDKVEPRREFIEAHAKEVRVLDV; from the coding sequence ATGACAGATGATAGGAAAAAATACGATGAAAATGATATACAGGTTCTGGAGGGTCTAGAAGCGGTGAGGCGCCGGCCGGGAATGTATATAGGAAGCACCGGTCCTAAAGGGCTTCATCACCTCGTTTATGAAGTGGTGGATAACAGCATAGATGAAGCCCTGGCGGGGTATTGCAAAAACATCCTTGTTGTAATAAATAGAGATAACTCGGTTACCGTTGAAGATGACGGCAGAGGGATCCCTGTTAAAATCCATCCTAAGGTAGGCAAACCTGCAGTGGAAGTGGCATTGACCATGCTTCACGCCGGCGGAAAGTTCGGTGGTCAGGGTTATAAAGTATCAGGCGGACTGCACGGGGTAGGGGTATCTGTGGTTAATGCCCTATCTGAATGGCTTGAAGTTGAGGTCAAGAGGGATGGAAGGGTTTACTACCAGAGGTATCAAAGGGGACAGGCTATAACCCCCCTTACGGAAGGGGAAGAAGTATCTTCAACAGGAACAAAGATTACCTTTAAACCCGACAGAAAGATCTTTGAGGAGATCGAATTCAATTACGAGACCCTCAGCCAGCGGCTGAGAGAACTGGCTTTTTTGAACAGGGGTCTAAGGATTGAATTGATAGATAAACGGGAAAATAGGTCTAATGTGTTTCAGTTCGAAGGCGGAATAGTATCCTTTGTAGAATACCTGAACAGGAAAAAGGATGTCCTCCACAAAGACCCTATATATATCCAGATGGAAAAAGATAACTGCCATGTGGAAATCGCCTTACAGTACAATACTACATATGTTGAAAACATCTTTTCCTATGCCAACAACATAAATACCGTTGAGGGCGGAACCCATTTGAGCGGTTTCAAGGCAGCACTTACAAGGACGATAAACGATTATGCCCGAAAATATAATTTGTTGAAGGAAAACAACGAGAATCTAACGGGGGAGGACATAAGAGAAGGCCTTACGGCTGTAATAAGCGTAAAACTCCTGGATCCGCAGTTTGAAGGACAGACAAAAACAAAGCTTGGAAATAGTGAAATGAGAGGGATAGTGGATTCTATTGTAAGTGAAGGCCTTAGCATGTTCTTGGAAGAGAACCCGTCAGTAGCGAGAAAGATAGTTGAAAAAGCCATCAGTGCAGCAAGGGCCAGGGAAGCGGCAAGGAAGGCAAAAGAACTCACCAGGAGGAAAAATGCCCTTGAAAATACCTCATTGCCGGGCAAGCTGGCCGACTGCACGGAAAAAGACCCTCAAAATGCCGAGCTCTATTTGGTTGAAGGGGATTCTGCAGGAGGGTCGGCTAAACAGGGCAGGGATAGAAAGTTCCAGGCTGTTTTGCCTTTAAGAGGAAAAATCATCAATGTAGAGAAGGCTCGCCTCGACAAGATACTTGCCAATGAAGAAATTAGGGCTATCATAACTGCTATGGGGACGGGGATAGGTGATGAGTTCGATATAAAAAGGGCTCGCTACGGCAAATGCATATTGATGACCGATGCGGATGTGGACGGTTCTCACATAAGGACCCTTCTGCTAACCTTTTTTTACCGGTACATGCAGCCGTTAATAGAAGAGGGATACATCTACATTGCACAGCCCCCTTTGTTTAAAGTCAAAAAGGGCAAAAATGAATATTATGTTTATAATGAAAAGGAACTCAATACGCTGTTAGAAAAGATAGGGAAAGACGGGATTGCTGTTCAGAGATACAAAGGTTTAGGGGAAATGAACCCCGAACAGCTGTGGGAAACGACGATGAACCCCAAAACCAGAACGATTTTAAAAGTAACTCTAGAGGATGCGATAGAAGCAGATGAGATCTTTACCATACTCATGGGGGATAAGGTTGAACCCAGAAGGGAATTCATAGAAGCCCACGCTAAAGAGGTAAGGGTTCTGGATGTGTGA